One window of the Diospyros lotus cultivar Yz01 chromosome 12, ASM1463336v1, whole genome shotgun sequence genome contains the following:
- the LOC127814077 gene encoding transcription factor MYB36-like, which produces MGRAPCCDKTKVKKGPWSPEEDAALRDYLQKHGTGGNWIALPRKAGLKRCGKSCRLRWLNYLRPDIKHGGFTEEEDNIICTLYSELGSRWSVIAAQLPGRTDNDVKNHWNTKLKKKTKKQMAAAAAETNTAATINHHQNPDTNMLNLQNSTPSSMAFSALLNDQISSPSISSVTSATVAYGLGTINTQSFLHHQIHYPLPDLADLSGFRATMKTTHGAPSSEDLTSFLGFSVTMDGNYMPLSGISGSENDGVFMDFGTAVLPCENTMSGIWSQESTISEIGASYTNPRGLYI; this is translated from the exons ATGGGAAGAGCTCCCTGCTGTGACAAGACTAAGGTGAAGAAAGGGCCTTGGTCTCCTGAAGAAGATGCTGCTCTCAGAGACTACCTTCAGAAGCATGGCACTGGTGGCAATTGGATTGCATTGCCTCGCAAAGCTG GATTGAAGCGCTGTGGCAAGAGTTGTCGTCTGAGATGGCTCAATTATCTTAGGCCAGACATCAAGCATGGTGGTTTcactgaagaagaagacaacatcATTTGTACCCTCTACAGTGAATTGGGCAGCAG ATGGTCTGTCATAGCTGCTCAATTACCAGGAAGAACAGACAACGATGTGAAGAATCACTGGAATACcaaactgaagaagaagacgaagaagcaAATGGCAGCTGCAGCAGCAGAAACCAACACTGCAGCTACCATCAACCACCACCAAAACCCTGACACCAACATGCTTAATCTTCAGAACTCAACACCTTCTTCAATGGCTTTTTCAGCCTTGCTAAATGATCAAATTAGTTCTCCATCAATTTCATCAGTAACCAGCGCTACAGTTGCTTATGGATTAGGCACCATTAATACCCAAAGCTTCTTGCATCACCAAATCCACTACCCTCTTCCAGATCTTGCAGACTTATCTGGATTTCGAGCAACCATGAAGACAACTCATGGCGCTCCATCATCTGAAGACCTCACAAGCTTTTTGGGTTTTTCGGTCACCATGGATGGCAACTACATGCCATTGTCCGGCATTTCAGGCAGTGAAAATGATGGGGTTTTTATGGATTTTGGCACTGCAGTCCTGCCTTGTGAGAATACTATGAGTGGAATTTGGTCTCAAGAGAGTACTATAAGTGAAATTGGGGCCTCTTACACAAACCCACGAGGGCTCTATATATGA